The Sediminispirochaeta smaragdinae DSM 11293 genome has a segment encoding these proteins:
- a CDS encoding class II fructose-bisphosphate aldolase has protein sequence MGAFLYLRKEQLPKRRYRQRKDCSGGYMSLVTMKYFLEKARKNKCAVGAFNFFGLENLRGIIKAASSKKSPVIAMASMGALKVMGLDVVVSAARALSQEYETDIVLHLDHCTDMDLLFMCIDHGFTSVMIDASDKDYDENVRLTRLAVDYAAKTGCSVEAELGHVGGVEDNIVVSEREALFTVPEDAEKFVNDTNIDALAVSVGTVHGFYKLPPKLDFERITAIHTRTAIPLVLHGGTGVSDEDFKKAIGLGILKINVGTELKVHGYFDVMKNTSLAVKDSDPRKVSTAIVDACASIVSTKIEVFGSRGIL, from the coding sequence ATGGGGGCGTTTCTATATTTAAGGAAAGAGCAGCTACCGAAAAGAAGATATAGACAAAGAAAAGATTGCTCAGGAGGATATATGTCTCTGGTTACAATGAAATACTTTCTGGAAAAAGCTAGAAAAAATAAATGTGCTGTTGGTGCATTTAATTTTTTCGGACTAGAAAATCTGCGTGGCATTATCAAGGCTGCCAGTAGCAAAAAAAGTCCGGTTATCGCCATGGCGTCTATGGGAGCCCTTAAAGTAATGGGCTTGGACGTTGTCGTATCCGCCGCAAGAGCTTTAAGCCAGGAATATGAAACCGATATAGTACTTCACCTTGACCATTGTACCGATATGGATTTGTTATTTATGTGTATTGATCATGGATTCACATCGGTTATGATCGATGCTTCAGATAAAGACTACGATGAAAATGTTCGTCTTACCCGTCTCGCGGTTGATTATGCCGCAAAAACAGGATGTTCCGTGGAAGCAGAATTGGGGCATGTTGGTGGAGTTGAAGACAATATTGTTGTATCCGAGAGGGAGGCCCTGTTTACGGTTCCCGAAGATGCAGAGAAATTTGTAAACGATACGAATATAGATGCATTAGCCGTCTCTGTCGGGACGGTACACGGTTTTTATAAGCTTCCCCCAAAACTTGACTTTGAAAGAATCACGGCTATTCATACAAGAACGGCCATACCGCTGGTCCTTCATGGTGGGACTGGAGTTTCCGACGAGGATTTCAAAAAAGCGATTGGCCTCGGTATCCTGAAAATTAATGTTGGTACCGAATTGAAGGTGCATGGCTATTTTGATGTAATGAAGAACACCTCCCTGGCGGTCAAAGATTCAGATCCCCGAAAGGTTTCCACTGCAATTGTCGATGCATGCGCCTCTATTGTTTCAACAAAAATCGAGGTATTCGGCAGCAGAGGTATTTTGTAA
- a CDS encoding class II fructose-bisphosphate aldolase, whose protein sequence is MSLLSLKEILDPAKDENFAVPAFNFFSFEDAKAIVRAAEELNSPVILMSSGSCVKNFGIETAASVMRNLAFNASVPVVAHLDHADNLELIFKAMHHGYTSIMYDGSMLPVEENIKNTQFVVKVAHSLGISVEAEIGRVAKGEEGESAEEILTTPESAKYFQDATGVDCLAVAVGTKHAMQSQKANIKFDNVEKISAIVKIPLVLHGSSGVTNEELDRIKNTKFAKINIGTVLRRTYIDEIRKTLKENPDLKDHLKLLQKSSMAVSEKVKEKICILKSDGKADIYK, encoded by the coding sequence ATGTCATTACTTTCATTAAAAGAAATTCTTGATCCGGCAAAGGATGAGAATTTTGCTGTTCCTGCTTTCAATTTTTTCTCTTTTGAGGATGCTAAAGCAATTGTTCGAGCTGCCGAAGAACTAAATTCTCCAGTGATCCTCATGTCTTCGGGAAGCTGTGTGAAGAACTTTGGGATTGAAACCGCCGCCTCTGTTATGAGAAATTTGGCGTTTAATGCTTCTGTCCCTGTTGTTGCTCATTTGGATCATGCAGATAATTTAGAGTTAATCTTTAAAGCAATGCATCATGGCTATACTTCAATTATGTATGACGGCTCAATGTTGCCTGTAGAAGAGAATATCAAGAACACACAGTTCGTTGTAAAGGTTGCCCATTCTTTGGGTATATCGGTTGAAGCCGAAATTGGTCGTGTTGCAAAAGGCGAGGAAGGTGAAAGTGCTGAAGAGATTCTGACGACTCCTGAAAGTGCAAAATATTTTCAGGATGCTACTGGAGTGGATTGTTTGGCCGTTGCTGTTGGTACAAAACATGCAATGCAAAGTCAGAAGGCAAATATCAAATTTGACAATGTTGAGAAAATTAGTGCAATCGTGAAAATTCCTCTTGTGTTACATGGATCCAGTGGGGTGACTAACGAAGAATTAGATAGAATTAAGAATACCAAATTCGCTAAAATAAATATTGGAACAGTTTTGCGGCGAACATACATTGATGAGATTAGAAAAACTTTGAAAGAAAATCCTGATCTGAAGGATCATTTAAAACTTCTGCAGAAATCAAGTATGGCTGTTTCTGAAAAGGTTAAAGAAAAGATTTGCATTTTAAAAAGTGATGGAAAAGCCGATATCTATAAATAG